One region of Eleutherodactylus coqui strain aEleCoq1 chromosome 5, aEleCoq1.hap1, whole genome shotgun sequence genomic DNA includes:
- the BRIX1 gene encoding ribosome biogenesis protein BRX1 homolog — MAAYRRKRGLTTESSSRSKKPKVQEKEAGKDGAGDEFTIPPPVSEGKWKNKERVLVFSSRGINFRTRHLMQDLRMLMPHAKADTKMDRKDKLFVVNEVCEMKNCNKCIYFEAKKKQDLYMWISNTPEGPSAKFLVQNIHTLAELKMTGNCLKGSRPLLSFDPAFDQDPYLAVLKELFIQTFGTPRYHPKSQPFVDHVFTFSIADKRIWFRNYQIIEEDASLVEIGPRFVLNLIKIFKGSFGGPTLYENPYYQSPNMHRRLIRLSTAAKIREKQQVKTLHKMKKMEGTVIVPHDPTADVFATPAPEKPVVIETEPPLVKPSVKRKDKKFKRQRLAKKRL, encoded by the exons ATGGCGGCTTACCGGAGAAAACGTGGCCTCACCACTGAGTCCTCCTCGCGGAGCAAAAAGCCGAAAGTTCAGGAGAAAGAAGCGGGGAAGGATGGCGCCGGGGACGAGTTCACCATCCCGCCTCCTGTGTCTGAG GGAAAGTGGAAGAACAAGGAGCGGGTGCTGGTATTCTCTTCCCGTGGAATCAACTTCCGCACCAGACATCTGATGCAGGACCTCAGGATGTTGATGCCTCACGCTAAAGCCG ATACTAAAATGGACCGAAAAGATAAACTGTTCGTCGTTAATGAG GTCTGTGAAATGAAAAATTGCAACAAATGTATTTACTTTGAAGCAAAGAAGAAGCAGGATCTGTACATGTG gATATCAAACACCCCTGAAGGACCATCGGCAAAATTCTTGGTCCAGAACA TTCACACCCTGGCGGAGCTGAAGATGACTGGAAACTGCCTGAAGGGCTCCCGCCCGCTGCTCTCCTTTGATCCG GCATTTGATCAGGATCCGTACCTCGCGGTATTAAAAGAACTCTTCATACAG ACTTTCGGAACCCCAAGATATCATCCAAAGAGTCAGCCCTTCGTGGACCACGTGTTCACCTTCTCCATAGCAGACAAGAGGATCTGGTTTAGGAATTATCAG ATTATAGAGGAGGACGCGTCTCTGGTGGAAATAGGACCTCGCTTTGTGCTGAATCTCATCAAGATTTTCAAAGGCAGCTTTGGAGGACCCACCCTGTACGAGAACCCTTACTATCAGTCTCCAAACATG CACCGGCGCCTCATCCGATTGTCCACTGCGGCAAAGATTCGAGAGAAGCAGCAAGTGAAGACCCTTCATAAAATGAAGAAGATGGAGGGGACAGTGATTGTTCCTCATGACCCCACGGCGGACGTGTTTGCCACCCCAGCTCCAGAAAAGCCTGTGGTCATTGAGACTGAGCCGCCATTAGTGAAACCCAGCGTGAAGCGGAAAGACAAAAAGTTCAAACGCCAGAGACTGGCTAAAAAGCGTTTATGA
- the TTC23L gene encoding tetratricopeptide repeat protein 23-like: protein MSSIPIRIPTASIYEELASARTTPKTVTSIHEEDGSILDYTERSSDGPSMPPHGLSNQALPMDKLSRAQLIAEQYIKDNKLLKAHEELIRCVALSKIIHGDGHWRLAKAFADLAYSYLTVRGLPVQAKQHAESAKNILLRGVDMSKSVEEKREVLGTLVTIYYTLGMSHLLQNNGRESYVSLQKVQKLIADLEELQEKTSVLGKISDKDIALALGRSCVLQEKLSLAMNFFEQAVKMVISSEGDSSAVLIGIYREMARAEQMKGRHEQAIHYLLQAHSICQAVYKKLSEKAAHTGLLLAKAYAAAGRSEYNENTNKYFTESLSVYQIVLGADDPQTQNTRVEFSKWLIQIGKTQEAYKMLQEAVGSETEYSETVAEMLSIMGSIHLADGKIQKGYQLLKKCLEIQTAVYGSQHSKSKETQNLLTALQKSGASWE from the exons ATGTCATCCATCCCAATACGGATCCCCACAGCCTCCATATATGAAGAGCTGGCATCAGCACGCAC GACCCCCAAGACAGTCACCAGCATTCATGAAGAAGATGGCAGCATCTTAGACTATACAGAGAGGTCATCTGATGGACCATCTATGCCTCCTCATGGCTTGAGTAATCAGGCTCTTCCTATGGATAAGTTATCCAGGGCTCAGCTGATAGCGGAACAGTACATCAAAGACAACAAG TTGCTCAAGGCACACGAGGAGTTAATCCGCTGTGTGGCCCTAAGCAAGATAATACATGGAGACGGCCACTGGAGACTTGCTAAGGCGTTTGCTGATCTTGCATACAGTTACCTTACAGTTAGAG GGTTACCAGTCCAGGCCAAACAACATGCTGAATCGGCCAAAAACATCCTACTGCGAGGTGTGGACATGTCAAAATCTGTAGAAGAGAAAAGGGAAGTCCTGGGAACCCTGGTGACCATTTACTACACTCTTGGGATGTCTCACCTGCTGCAAAATAA TGGAAGAGAATCCTATGTCAGTTTGCAGAAAGTGCAGAAACTCATTGCCGATCTGGAAGAACTTCAAGAGAAGACGTCTGTCCTTGGCAAAATATCCGACAAAGACATCGCTTTGGCGCTGGGGAG GTCCTGTGTGCTGCAGGAGAAGCTCAGCTTAGCTATGAATTTCTTTGAACAAGCTGTAAAGATGGTCATCTCCTCTGAAGGGGACAGCTCTGCCGTACTAATAGGTATTTACCGAGAGATGGCCCGGGCCGAGCAAATGAAGGGGCGTCACGAGCAAGCCATCCACTACTTACTGCAG GCCCATTCTATATGCCAGGCAGTATATAAAAAGCTAAGTGAAAAGGCTGCACATACAGGACTGCTCCTGGCTAAGGCCTATGCTGCGGCAGGACGTTCTGAATACAACG AAAACACCAATAAGTATTTTACAGAGAGCCTCAGTGTTTACCAGATAGTGCTGGGCGCCGACGACCCTCAGACACAGAACACACGTGTGGAATTTAGCAAATGGCTCATACAGATTGGTAAAACTCAG GAGGCGTATAAGATGTTACAGGAAGCGGTGGGCTCAGAGACAGAGTACAGCGAAACTGTAGCCGAGATGCTTAGTATCATGGGCAGCATACATCTGGCAGATGGGAAAATACAGAAGGGATACCAGCTGCTTAAAAAG TGTCTGGAGATCCAGACTGCGGTATACGGGTCCCAGCACAGCAAGAGCAAAGAAACCCAGAATCTCCTGACCGCACTACAGAA GTCTGGAGCAAGTTGGGAGTAA